In a genomic window of Phyllostomus discolor isolate MPI-MPIP mPhyDis1 chromosome 5, mPhyDis1.pri.v3, whole genome shotgun sequence:
- the PERM1 gene encoding PGC-1 and ERR-induced regulator in muscle protein 1, with protein MDNFQYSVQLSDQDWAEFSAAAEECGLLQAGLASGDELLSSDIDQGDSSGSSPPGPQPLLGESGWRGFKEEDQAAPRQLVSRSWQEPVLAPGAGQQMPGTSARSEARPSLSSGAAPPGQSTSLQGPESSGDEMQRLLQGPAPRDPPPKPPGEPPPSPEPPGHGSAPQRPPGSPGAPPRSPSRKKRRAAGAKGGGRSGAAGPASPRLASRLPTEARPEEDLGPAGTTGKGPSAGTAAQMTGAQQDRLGPETAAGAAEPVARPGPGLDLPTPLPTAERAADPLRTAPGADPRPVSTPAQGPCPDVSTAEPDTALSGTASGLHPGATASVPACEPRLDARRPASGPEAMPGVDSCAPVRRAQPEVDVDVDVPAAAPIPQAGPDLEGAGAAPPAKLPLGSAESSGGHQEKPPGEPSADAPGLPSEEPSPGPAQAAKKKKVRFSVAVPGPEEPGSGEDLRPLSPPPAWSSGPRTAAGGRGGPGAWDAVAVGPRSPQSRILKHLPPAAPSASEGLGYRSCFAVTVPEAYEFFFCDTIEEEDEDAEEAAEAGKFPAQAQWPEVCEFFFRDSQAPGSRHRRSQSLAPAPQATPGPAPLPGDPMPISIPEVYEHFLGEDTSGGVPGLAAPLQLQDAEAPTSAPPGAEPAAAEQLDLVLRPAEKPQGPLTSLTFSQNDMCLVFVAFATWAVRTSDLHTPDAWKTVLLANIGTISAIRYFRRQARRGRHGPRPSPSPSPSPSPSPSPSPSS; from the exons ATGGACAACTTCCAGTACAGCGTCCAGCTGAGCGACCAGGACTGGGCTGAGTTCTCGGCCGCCGCCGAGGAGTGCGGCCTCCTGCAGGCCGGCCTGGCCTCTGGGGATGAGCTTCTGTCCAGTGACATTGACCAAGGGGACAGCAGTGGCAGCAGtccccctgggccccagcccctccttggGGAGAGTGGCTGGCGTGGCTTCAAGGAGGAGGACCAGGCAGCCCCGCGGCAGCTGGTCAGCAGGTCTTGGCAAGAGCCCGTCCTGGCCCCAGGGGCCGGTCAGCAGATGCCCGGCACGTCAGCGAGGTCAGAAGCCCGGCCGTCCCTCAGCTCTGGCGCTGCCCCTCCTGGCCAGAGCACGTCCCTCCAAGGGCCAGAATCTTCCGGAGACGAGATGCAGAGGCTTCTGCAGGGGCCGGCCCCCCGGGACCCTCCCCCTAAGCCCCCCGGGGAGCCTCCCCCGAGCCCTGAGCCACCCGGCCACGGCTCTGCACCGCAGAGGCCTCCCGGCagccccggagccccgccccgcAGCCCCAGCCGAAAGAAGAGACGTGCTGCGGGTGCCAAGGGGGGTGGGCGCTCAGGGGCCGCGGGCCCCGCATCCCCCCGGCTGGCCTCCCGGCTGCCCACGGAGGCCAGGCCCGAGGAGGACCTCGGCCCAGCCGGGACCACGGGGAAGGGACCCTCGGCTGGGACAGCGGCCCAGATGACGGGCGCCCAGCAGGACAGGCTGGGGCCAGAGACGGCGGCGGGAGCCGCTGAGCCGGTGGCCAGGCCTGGGCCGGGGCTGGACCTGCCCACGCCCCTCCCCACTGCCGAGCGAGCTGCGGACCCCCTCAGGACGGCCCCCGGAGCTGACCCACGCCCTGTGTCCACCCCGGCCCAGGGGCCTTGCCCAGACGTCTCCACAGCCGAGCCCGACACCGCTCTGTCCGGAACGGCCTCCGGGCTCCATCCCGGCGCGACTGCGTCTGTGCCTGCCTGCGAGCCTCGGCTGGACGCGCGCCGGCCCGCGTCGGGCCCAGAGGCCATGCCGGGGGTGGACTCGTGCGCACCCGTCCGAAGGGCGCAGCCTGAAGTGGACGTGGACGTGGACGTGCCTGCGGCCGCCCCCATTCCCCAGGCCGGGCCTGacctggagggggcaggggccgccCCGCCGGCCAAGCTGCCCTTGGGCTCTGCTGAGTCTTCAGGGGGGCACCAAGAGAAGCCCCCGGGGGAGCCCTCGGCAGACGCCCCGGGACTCCCCTCGGAGGAGCCCTCCCCGGGGCCCGCCCAAGCTGCCAAGAAGAAGAAAGTGCGGTTCTCAGTGGCTGTGCCCGGCCCCGAGGAGCCGGGCTCAGGAGAGGACCTGAGACCCCTCTCACCACCCCCAGCCTGGTCCTCAGGCCCCCGGACGGCTGCGGGGGGCCGTGGGGGGCCCGGAGCTTGGGACGCAGTGGCGGTGGGGCCCCGGTCCCCGCAGTCTCGGATCCTGAAGCAcctgccccccgccgccccctcgGCCTCTGAGGGCCTCGGGTACAGGAGCTGCTTTGCGGTGACCGTCCCAGAAGCCTATGAGTTCTTCTTCTGTGACACTATCgaggaggaggatgaagatgCTGAGGAGGCAGCAGAGGCCGGCAAGTTCCCCGCCCAAGCCCAGTGGCCGGAAGTGTGTGAGTTCTTCTTCCGGGACAGCCAAGCCCCGGGGTCTAGGCACCGGCGGAGCCagtccctggccccagccccgcaAGCCACGCCCGGACCAGCCCCTCTGCCTGGAGACCCcatgcccatctccatccctgaGGTCTATGAACACTTCCTTGGGGAGGACACGTCGGGGGGCGTGCCGGGGCTGGCCGCTCCTCTCCAACTGCAGGACGCAGAGGCCCCCACGTCGGCGCCCCCGGGAGCAGAGCCGGCCGCAGCAGAGCAGCTCGACCTGGTGCTCAGGCCAGCAG aaaAGCCCCAGGGACCCCTCACCTCGCTGACCTTCAGCCAGAACGACATGTGCCTGGTGTTCGTGGCCTTTGCCACCTGGGCTGTGAGGACGTCAGACCTGCACACCCCCGACGCCTGGAAAACAG TCTTGCTGGCCAACATCGGCACCATCTCCGCCATCCGCTACTTCCGCCGGCAGGCGCGGCGCGGGCGCCacggccccaggcccagccccagccccagccccagccccagccccagtcccagccccagccccagctcctag
- the HES4 gene encoding transcription factor HES-4 isoform X2, with product MPADTPGKPRASPLAGAPASASRTPNKPRSAAEHRKSSKPVMEKRRRARINESLAQLKTLILDALRKDSSRHSKLEKADILEMTVRHLQSLRRVQVTAALSADPAVLGKYRAGFNECLAEVNRFLAGCEDVPADVRSRLLGHLAACLGRLGPPASEPPTSGVYSGGQPRPASDGPFPLLRPWAALALPLLPGLTGASAAAALAGPHGPGEPWRPWLR from the exons ATGCCTGCAGACACCCCGGGGAAGCCGAGAGCCTCGCCGCTGGCGGGAGCGCCAGCCAGCGCCAGCCGAACCCCAAACAAGCCCCGGAGCGCGGCCGAGCACCGCAAG TCCTCCAAGCCGGTCATGGAGAAGCGGCGCCGAGCGCGCATCAACGAAAGCCTCGCGCAGCTCAAGACCCTCATCCTGGACGCCCTGAGGAAAGAT AGCTCCCGCCACTCGAAGCTGGAGAAGGCGGACATCCTGGAGATGACCGTGAGGCACCTGCAGAGCCTGCGGCGCGTGCAAGTGACAG CCGCGCTCAGCGCAGACCCCGCCGTCCTGGGCAAGTACCGCGCCGGCTTCAACGAGTGTCTGGCCGAGGTGAATCGCTTCTTGGCCGGCTGCGAGGACGTCCCGGCTGACGTGCGTTCTCGCCTGCTCGGCCACCTGGCGGCCTGCCTGGGCCGGCTGGGGCCCCCCGCCTCGGAGCCGCCCACGTCCGGTGTCTACTCGGGCGGGCAGCCCCGGCCGGCTTCTGACGGCCCCTTCCCGCTGCTTCGGCCCTGGGCAGCCCTCGCGCTGCCGCTGCTGCCGGGGCTGACGGGGGCATCCGCCGCCGCCGCCTTGGCGGGGCCGCATGGCCCCGGGGAGCCCTGGAGGCCATGGCTGCGGTGA
- the HES4 gene encoding transcription factor HES-4 isoform X1, whose product MPADTPGKPRASPLAGAPASASRTPNKPRSAAEHRKVGPGRVGVKGCGLGMEGRGTQPLPDPQSSKPVMEKRRRARINESLAQLKTLILDALRKDSSRHSKLEKADILEMTVRHLQSLRRVQVTAALSADPAVLGKYRAGFNECLAEVNRFLAGCEDVPADVRSRLLGHLAACLGRLGPPASEPPTSGVYSGGQPRPASDGPFPLLRPWAALALPLLPGLTGASAAAALAGPHGPGEPWRPWLR is encoded by the exons ATGCCTGCAGACACCCCGGGGAAGCCGAGAGCCTCGCCGCTGGCGGGAGCGCCAGCCAGCGCCAGCCGAACCCCAAACAAGCCCCGGAGCGCGGCCGAGCACCGCAAGGTGGGACCTGGTCGGGTCGGGGTTaaggggtgtgggctggggatGGAAGGACGCGGGACTCAGCCGCTGCCCGACCCGCAGTCCTCCAAGCCGGTCATGGAGAAGCGGCGCCGAGCGCGCATCAACGAAAGCCTCGCGCAGCTCAAGACCCTCATCCTGGACGCCCTGAGGAAAGAT AGCTCCCGCCACTCGAAGCTGGAGAAGGCGGACATCCTGGAGATGACCGTGAGGCACCTGCAGAGCCTGCGGCGCGTGCAAGTGACAG CCGCGCTCAGCGCAGACCCCGCCGTCCTGGGCAAGTACCGCGCCGGCTTCAACGAGTGTCTGGCCGAGGTGAATCGCTTCTTGGCCGGCTGCGAGGACGTCCCGGCTGACGTGCGTTCTCGCCTGCTCGGCCACCTGGCGGCCTGCCTGGGCCGGCTGGGGCCCCCCGCCTCGGAGCCGCCCACGTCCGGTGTCTACTCGGGCGGGCAGCCCCGGCCGGCTTCTGACGGCCCCTTCCCGCTGCTTCGGCCCTGGGCAGCCCTCGCGCTGCCGCTGCTGCCGGGGCTGACGGGGGCATCCGCCGCCGCCGCCTTGGCGGGGCCGCATGGCCCCGGGGAGCCCTGGAGGCCATGGCTGCGGTGA